In Dendropsophus ebraccatus isolate aDenEbr1 chromosome 13, aDenEbr1.pat, whole genome shotgun sequence, the sequence TTGAAAGGCTTGCTTGCTGTAGGTTCTTGTGTCCTCTGTTTCTTTAAAGAGAGTTTCTGGAAGTTGCGATACAACTTCTGGAAGTCAGGGACAGACTGGTTTACTTGGGGCTGGAAGGTCAGATCCTGCTGTAAGAAGCCCAGATGCTGCTGTTTGATTTTCAGGGAGGTTCTAGAAAGTGGCTGGCGGATGTCTCGGCTCAGCGGCACGGGGGCCGAGGAGCTCGCCAGTAGATCCTTTGCCCGTAAATGACTGTTAATTTTTCTTAAAATTTCTGCCTCTGTGGAAAATAGAATGAGTTAGCTTTGCACCTGTACAATCTATGTTAAGCTTGACCCTGAAGGAGCCCACACTGAGGTAGAAGCAATCACCTTTCAGTTTATCGCTGACAGTGGGGTCCAGAACAGATTTGGGAATGGGCCTCCTTCTCCTGTGTGCTTTTTCAGGGGGGGCACTCACTGGTCGGTTCCTGTCTTGTACCAGAAGCTGGAATGGTTTCTGCATGGACATCAAGTCTTCTCTCCTTTTCTGCATTCCACTTTTTCTTCGATTTTCATTTTCTTCCACTATTTCATTATACATTGGTAAGAAAATGTGGGCTGGTAGTGGCTGGGCCCGGAACTGCTTTACACACTCGGCATCATCCACACTCAGCTCACCAGGTACATCTAGCCAAGCCTGAGCCTTCAGCATCTTCCTTTTCTCTGCTTCACGCACCATCATTTGGAATGGCTGGGGAACAGTGATTTCTCTGCCTTTAATGGTGGCCTTGACCTTTGCTTTGGAACTTTAGGAAGACATGGAACTTGGTCAGCTCTACCATAGTAAGAATTTCACTCTACAACACTCCTCGTATATGATCGTAAAAAAAGATAACAGCATATCCCCACATCTGTTCATGGAAGAGTCAAGAAACCAACAAACTTAATCAAGAATCAACCACACACATTCATCTATGGTGTATGGGAATCTTATAGCGAGTCACAGACATAAAGATGAGTGTCGGCAAATCTCAGAAGGATCGGCCAACTactagctgagcccagtgtacatgtgtatgggggaggaggaggaggaggaatagccgagcccagtgtacatgtgtatgggggaggaggaggaggaggaatagccgagcccagtgtacatgtgtatgggggaggaggaatagccgagcccagtgtacatgtgtatgggggaggaggaggaatagctgagcccagtgtacatgtgtatgggggaggaggaatagctgagcccagtgtacatgtgtatgggggaggaggaatagctgagcccagtgtacatgtgtatggagacgGAGGAAAAGCCGAGcccgtgtacatgtgtatggagacaGAGGAAAAgccgagcccagtgtacatgtgtatggaggaggaggaggaatagccgagcccagtgtacatgtgtatggaggaggaggaggaatagccgagcccagtgtacatgtgtatggaggaggaatagctgagcccagtgtacatgtgtatggaggaggaatagctgagcccagtgtacatgtgtatgggggaggaggaggaatagctgagcctagtgtacatgtgtatggaggaggaggaggaggaggaggaggaatagctaagcccagtgtacatgtgtatggaggaggaggaggaatagctgagcccagtgtacatgtgtatggaggaggaggaggaggaggaggaggaatagccgagcccagtgtacatgtgtatggaggaggaggaggaggagaaatagccgagcccagtgtacatgtgtatggagaaggaggaggaggagaaatagccgagcccagtgtacatgtgtatggaggaggaggaggaggaggaggaggagaaatagccgagcccagtgtacatgtgtatggaggaggaatagccgagcccagtgtacatgtgtatggaggaggaggaatagccgtgcccagtatacatgtgtatggaggaggaggaggaatagccgagcccagtgtacatgtgtatggaggaggaggaggaggaggaatagccgagcccagtgtacatgtgtatggaggaggaggaggaatagccgagcccagtgtacatgtgtatggaggaggaggaggaatagccgagcccagtgtacatgtgtatggaggaggaggaggaatagccgagcccagtgtacatgtgtatggaggaggaggaggaggaggaatagccgagcccagtgtacatgtgtatggggaaggaggaggaggaatagctgagcccagtgtacatgcgTATGGggaaggaggaatagctgagcccagtgaaCATgcgtatgggggaggaggaggaatagctgagcccagtgtacatgtgtatgggggaggaggaggaatagctgagcccagtgtacatgtgtatgggggaggaggaggaatagctgagcccagtgtacatgtgtatggaggaggaggaatagctaagcccagtgtacatgtgtatggaggaggaggaggaatagctgagcccagtgtacatgtgtatggaggaggaggaggaatagctgagcccagtgtacatgtgtatggaggaggaggaggaatagccgagcccagtgtacatgtgtatggaggaggaggaggaggaggaggaggaggaagaatagccgagcccagtgtacatgtgtatggaggaggaggaggaggaggaggaagaatagccgagcccagtgtacatgtgtatggaggaggaggaggaggaggagaaatagcagagcccagtgtacatgtgtatggaggaggaggagaaatagccgagcccagtgtacatgtgtatggaggaggaggaatagccgagcctcctcctcctccatacacatgtacactgggctcggctattcctcctcctcctccatacacatgtacactgggcttggctatttctcctcctcctcctcctcctcctcctcctcctcctcctccatacacatgtacactgggctcggctatttctcctcctcctccatacacatgtacactgggctcggctatttctcctcctcctcctcctcctcctcctcctccatacacatgtacactgggctcggctattcctcctcctcctcctcctcctccatacacatgtatactgggctcggctattcctcctcctcctccatacacatgtacactgggctcggctattcctcctcctcctccatacacatgtacactgggcttggctatttctcctcctcctcctcctccatacacatgtacactgggcttggctatttctcctcctcctccttctccatacacatgtacactgggctcggctatttctcctcctcctcctccatacacatgtacactgggctcggctattcctcctcctcctccatacacatgtacactgggctcggctattcctcctcctcctccatacacatgtacactgggctcggctattcctcctcctcctccatacacatgtatactgggctcggctattcctcctcctcctccatacacatgtacactgggctcggctattcctcctcctcctccatacacatgtacactgggctcggctatttctcctcctcctcctcctcctccatacacatgtacactgggctcggctatttctcctcctcctcctcctcctcctccatacacatgtgtatggaggaggaggaggaggaggaatagccgagcccagtgtacatgtgtatggaggaggaggaggaatagccgagcccagtgtacatgtgtatggaggaggaggaggaggaggaatagccgagcccagtgtacatgtgtatggaggaggaggaggaatagccgagcccagtgtacatgtgtatggaggaggaggaggaatagccgagcccagtgtacatgtgtatggaggaggaggaggaggagaaatagccgagcccagtgtacatgtgtatggggaaggaggaggaggaatagctgagcccagtgtacatgcgTATGGggaaggaggaatagctgagcccagtgaaCATgcgtatgggggaggaggaggaatagctgagcccagtgtacatgtgtatgggggaggaggaggaatagctgagcccagtgtacatgtgtatgggggaggaggaggaatagctgagcccagtgtacatgtgtatggaggaggaggaatagctaagcccagtgtacatgtgtatggaggaggaggaggaatagctgagcccagtgtacatgtgtatggaggaggaggaggaatagctgagcccagtgtacatgtgtatggaggaggaggaggaatagccgagcccagtgtacatgtgtatggaggaggaggaggaggaggaggaggaggaggaggaggaggaggaggaggaagaatagccgagcccagtgtacatgtgtatgaaggaggaggaggaggaagaatagccgagcccagtgtacatgtgtatggaggaggaggaggaggaggagaaatagcagagcccagtgtacatgtgtatggaggaggaggagaaatagccgagcccagtgtacatgtgtatggaggaggaggaatagccgagcctcctcctcctccatacacatgtacactgggctcggctattcctcctcctcctccatacacatgtacactgggcttggctatttctcctcctcctcctcctcctcctccatacacatgtacactgggctcggctatttctcctcctcctccatacacatgtacactgggctcggctatttctcctcctcctcctcctcctcctcctcctccatacacatgtacactgggctcggctattcctcctcctcctcctcctcctccatacacatgtatactgggctcggctattcctcctcctcctccatacacatgtacactgggctcggctattcctcctcctcctccatacacatgtacactgggcttggctatttctcctcctcctcctcctccatacacatgtacactgggcttggctatttctcctcctcctccttctccatacacatgtacactgggctcggctatttctcctcctcctcctccatagacatgtacactgggctcggctattcctcctcctcctccatacacatgtacactgggctcggctattcctcctcctcctccatacacatgtacactgggctcggctattcctcctcctcctccatacacatgtatactgggctcggctattcctcctcctcctcctcctccatacacatgtacactgggctcggctattcctcctcctcctccatacacatgtacactgggctcggctatttctcctcctcctcctcctcctccatacacatgtacactgggctcggctatttctcctcctcctcctcctcctcctccatacacatgtgtatggaggaggaggaggaggaggaatagccgagcccagtgtacatgtgtatggaggaggaggaggaggaggaggaatagccgagcccagtgtacatgtgtatggaggaggaggaggaggaggaggaatagccgagcccagtgtacatgtgtatggaggaggaggaggaggagaaatagccgagcccagtgtacatgtgtatggaggaggaggaggaggaggaggaatagccgagcccagtgtacatgtgtatgggggaggaggagcagtggcgtagctaccagggtcgcagcggtcgccgctgcgacccggcccgccatgaggggggggcccgcgaggctgccgggggtgtcccgtcctatccccggcgaATCAGTAAGCTCCCTATGCcggctggggccctgacttccggcacaggaagcgcacgtcagagacgcttcctgtgccgaaagtcccagccccggcgtacagggagttcactgatgcgtggcgctgccggggataggacgggacacccccggcagcggcGCATCAGTAGGGGAtcggaccaggaggcgagaggttcgacgtgggaacggatggcaggtgaggttttttttttatagtgcttgaaaatccccacattgtaatccgtattcttcttcttcttctgtttcttcttccagccatttttctgcgcgtaatacagcccgaaacgctttgcgcacagactcagttcaaactgcgtttcgaagccctcggcggtgtgaggtgtgctatctatttttcgttttgatcggatttgtcgtttttaagaaatttacgttaaacgaccccaaatttcccatagaaaataatggcccattgcaaataatggccacactctaaccgctgacagccaatcacagcacatatgcaaatagctgagatatagcagccaataggaactctaaggtctcgtcatgcaatgtatcacaccatccacagtcacatgtccactattggccaatagaagatgtaatatatggaaggtccttaaccattttgtctccccgacatgagtaagattgtcatggtaaccgagcaatgatctttaccattataagtactcagatcgctcttaaagggacccaggtcacccttaaaggaacgcaagtcgctcttaaaggaacgcaagtcgctcttaaagggacccaagtctgtcttaaagggacgggagccatgtcgctcttaaagggacccaagtcgctcttaaagtggcgggacccaagtcgctcttaaaggacgggacccaagtcgctcttaaaggacgggacccaagtcgctcgcaatctgggtccctttaagagcaatctgggtccctttaagagcaatctgggtccctttaagagcaatctgggtccctttaagagcgaaatatgtccctttaagagcaaaatgggtcctttt encodes:
- the FAM161B gene encoding protein FAM161B isoform X4, which translates into the protein MMVREAEKRKMLKAQAWLDVPGELSVDDAECVKQFRAQPLPAHIFLPMYNEIVEENENRRKSGMQKRREDLMSMQKPFQLLVQDRNRPVSAPPEKAHRRRRPIPKSVLDPTVSDKLKEAEILRKINSHLRAKDLLASSSAPVPLSRDIRQPLSRTSLKIKQQHLGFLQQDLTFQPQVNQSVPDFQKLYRNFQKLSLKKQRTQEPTASKPFNLRTSSVLSKSRSRTEVVQENPPQRPSTYPSSLSLNTLPVYITDGTKRREVSIRSSLQERENQDIKREKWLRKHQEKSLAMRPSLSRRAKALDPHKPLAACMKEKLEEMRQADRRRTQEYKDELEEIMHRVSTKDYLFERVSKGCAIKDMERRFTHTLVQTGLNDDFVQQKGRDHLELSEP
- the FAM161B gene encoding protein FAM161B isoform X2, producing MVMSIPSIIQVDAAARTGSETDEASTMARDQETDGRAVTGDVMEMLQSLKVRNSIALQELTSVYAAWGGAERPLLSKAKVKATIKGREITVPQPFQMMVREAEKRKMLKAQAWLDVPGELSVDDAECVKQFRAQPLPAHIFLPMYNEIVEENENRRKSGMQKRREDLMSMQKPFQLLVQDRNRPVSAPPEKAHRRRRPIPKSVLDPTVSDKLKEAEILRKINSHLRAKDLLASSSAPVPLSRDIRQPLSRTSLKIKQQHLGFLQQDLTFQPQVNQSVPDFQKLYRNFQKLSLKKQRTQEPTASKPFNLRTSSVLSKSRSRTEVVQENPPQRPSTYPSSLSLNTLPVYITDGTKRREVSIRSSLQERENQDIKREKWLRKHQEKSLAMRPSLSRRAKALDPHKPLAACMKEKLEEMRLIAEELKNTKMSWKKSCIASAQKIISLSVSPRDVQLKTWNAGLHIL